Proteins co-encoded in one Scatophagus argus isolate fScaArg1 chromosome 11, fScaArg1.pri, whole genome shotgun sequence genomic window:
- the LOC124067628 gene encoding nectin-1-like, which produces MLLLMLALNLSTAEALQVIGGNITVGQGRTAVLPCKVIDTTETVTQISWQRKTRTKTENENFFTVVSTNGAKVINGEDKRFKFVGSVNDCNGTLQFSNVTLMDEGSYACVFTMFPSGNHKTEVPLNVLVPPVSSLQYNIPVLGNEEVSLALCTAAGSRPPAEVKWLTGTLEGKVRATTNSTKHDNGTTTTVSSLFGVPTTEINNHVVQCVVTNAALLKEETLPFTLQVHFPPMEVNIRERAKDSFECVSDANPDADFTWSRPDNSWPQSAARVGATLQFRSMTPELNGLYECEALNTFGRKCGHLYVHVTSEVCRVCWALFVMLLILIAFAAGAGWYLYKTGKFQRFFSRSEEGTSREREPVRTSSRSRERTDHGEEEEEEDEEREEERPL; this is translated from the exons ATGCTTTTACTGATGTTAGCGTTAAACCTGAGCACAGCTGAAG CTCTACAGGTGATTGGAGGAAACATCACCGTGGGACAAGGACGGACTGCTGTCTTACCGTGCAAAGTCATTGACACCACGGAGACGGTTACTCAGATTTCATGGCAGAGAAAAACCAGAACAAAAACTGAGAATGAAAACTTCTTCACAGTCGTGTCCACAAATGGAGCAAAGGTTATCAATGGAGAAGATAAACGTTTTAAATTTGTTGGGAGCGTTAATGACTGCAATGGAACACTCCAGTTTTCCAATGTCACACTGATGGATGAAGGCAGCTACGCATGTGTCTTCACTATGTTCCCCAGTGGAAACCACAAGACAGAAGTGCCTCTAAACGTGCTTG TTCCTCCAGTCTCAAGCCTCCAGTACAATATTCCTGTTCTGGGCAATGAGGAGGTTTCCCTGGCTCTGTGCACGGCTGCTGGTTCCAGGCCTCCCGCGGAGGTGAAGTGGTTGACTGGTACTCTGGAAGGAAAAGTGAGGGCAACAACCAACTCCACCAAGCATGACAACGGTACGACTACCACAGTCAGCTCTCTGTTTGGAGTACCAACCACAGAAATCAATAACCACGTGGTCCAGTGTGTCGTCACCAACGCAGCCCTGTTGAAAGAAGAAACCCTTCCCTTCACCTTGCAGGTCCACT TCCCACCCATGGAAGTTAACATTCGTGAACGAGCCAAAGActcatttgaatgtgtgtctgatGCCAATCCAGATGCAGACTTTACCTGGAGCAG ACCTGACAACTCGTGGCCTCAGTCTGCTGCCCGAGTAGGTGCAACGTTACAGTTTCGTAGCATGACCCCTGAGCTAAATGGCCTCTATGAGTGCGAAGCATTGAACACCTTTGGAAGAAAATGTGGTCACCTCTATGTGCATGTGACTTCAG AGGTCTGCCGTGTTTGTTGGGCCTTATTTGTTATGTTGCTCATCCTCATTGCTTTTGCTGCTGGTGCAGGGTGGTACCTCTATAAAACTGGGAAATTCCAAAG GTTTTTTTCAAGGTCAGAAGAGGgcacaagcagagagagagaaccagtACGAACATCCTCCAGATCACGTGAACGCACTGAtcatggagaagaagaagaagaagaagacgaagaaagagaagaagagaggccATTATAG